From Musa acuminata AAA Group cultivar baxijiao chromosome BXJ3-8, Cavendish_Baxijiao_AAA, whole genome shotgun sequence, one genomic window encodes:
- the LOC135645958 gene encoding probable LRR receptor-like serine/threonine-protein kinase At2g16250 has product MPRVVVAVVVFVVFALWRAAAAQKLSSAADLAGLYSLRASLGLRARDWPRRADPCTSWTGVACSASGRVVRLDLSGLRRTRVGRLSPRFAVDGLRNLTQLVSFNATGFALPGPIPDWFGRELAPTFAVLILRDASVVGSIPNSLSGAAGLAVLNLAGNAITGNIPPTLGQLSNLTLLDLSRNALSGPIPASFAALANLANLDLSFNSLSGSLPLALGTLRALKTLILANNNLTGSVPAQLGDLSSLAILDLSFNSLAGSLPDDLKNLRSLQHLILANNSLSGSLTTGLLAVLPRLQSIKLSRNNFSGTLPDSLWSLLELRLVDVSYNNLTGVLPDLVPAIVEGNDSDALFDLSSNLYYGYISSSFGSVFAKFATVNISDNYFKGRLPLDNASSNVSFGLNCFKNTKNQRSPDDCLQFYSARGLLYDGDDTPGTAPPSGTSKEGHRNLKYILIGAFGGALVLVILVVLLVCCLKRSGGRKAELHENGAGADPSVSGTQVPGVYVNLSNVGEAFSYEQLFRATLDFSDANLIKKGHSSDIYHGTLDTGIPVVVKRMDVRKVRKDAHAAELDLFSKGLHERLVPFMGHCLENENEKFLVYKYVPNGDLYMVLQAKPEPEEGLQSLDWIKRLKIATGIAQALCYLHHDCLPPLVHRDIQASSVLLDDKFEVRLGSLSEVCAQEGEAHQKAITRLLRMSQVSVQNMSGPPATCAYDVYCFGKVLLELITGKLGISGSNDVNATNEWLDHTLPHINMYEKEAVTKIVDPFLVVDEDHLEEVWAMAIVAKSCLNPKPNRRPQARHILTAVENPLKVVRQDITTGSTATLTMMTSSRGSWNLAFMGSWRRSSSETMCVAPGQAREDQAVKWSGTTRSQGSGGGEQSFSRKRLSKEIFPEPSSVRDMQD; this is encoded by the exons ATGCCCCGTGTCGTGGTCGCCGTTGTTGTCTTCGTCGTCTTCGCGCTGTGGCGCGCCGCGGCGGCGCAGAAACTGAGCTCGGCGGCTGATCTTGCGGGGTTGTACAGCCTCCGTGCCTCGCTTGGTCTCCGAGCCCGGGACTGGCCGCGGCGGGCGGACCCGTGCACGTCCTGGACCGGCGTCGCCTGCAGCGCCTCCGGCCGGGTCGTGCGCCTCGACCTCTCCGGCCTCCGCCGTACCCGGGTGGGTCGCCTGAGTCCCCGGTTCGCGGTCGACGGGCTCAGGAACCTTACCCAGCTCGTCTCCTTCAACGCCACCGGGTTCGCCCTCCCCGGACCCATCCCGGACTGGTTCGGCCGAGAACTCGCTCCGACCTTTGCGGTCCTCATTCTCCGCGACGCCTCCGTCGTCGGATCCATCCCTAACTCGCTCAGCGGCGCCGCCGGGCTCGCCGTGCTCAACCTGGCTGGCAACGCCATCACGGGCAACATCCCGCCCACGCTCGGTCAGCTGAGCAACCTCACTCTCCTCGACCTCTCTCGCAACGCCCTCTCCGGGCCTATCCCGGCGTCCTTCGCGGCGCTCGCCAACCTCGCCAACCTCGACCTCTCCTTCAACTCCCTATCCGGTTCGCTGCCGCTGGCCCTCGGCACGCTCCGAGCCTTGAAAACCCTGATTCTGGCGAACAATAACCTCACCGGATCGGTCCCTGCACAGCTCGGTGATCTCTCTTCGCTCGCCATTCTTGATCTCAGCTTCAATTCCCTCGCCGGATCGCTTCCTGATGACCTCAAGAACCTAAGGAGCCTACAACATCTCATCTTGGCCAACAACTCGCTTTCAGGCAGTCTCACGACCGGTCTCTTGGCCGTTCTTCCCCGGCTTCAGTCCATCAAACTGAGTCGCAACAATTTCTCTGGGACATTACCTGACTCACTCTGGTCTCTTTTGGAGCTACGCTTGGTTGACGTCTCTTACAATAACCTCACTGGAGTACTTCCAGACCTTGTGCCGGCTATTGTTGAAGGAAACGACAGTGATGCTCTCTTCGACCTTTCAAGCAACCTCTATTATGGTTATATCTCTTCTAGCTTTGGGAGTGTCTTCGCCAAGTTTGCAACGGTAAATATATCAGATAACTACTTCAAAGGTCGATTGCCATTAGATAATGCGAGCAGCAATGTGTCTTTTGGATTGAATTGCTTCAAAAATACTAAGAATCAGAGAAGTCCAGATGACTGTTTGCAGTTTTATTCCGCAAGAGGGCTACTTTATGATGGTGATGACACACCGGGTACTGCCCCGCCTTCAGGCACTTCCAAGGAGGGTCATCGGAACTTAAAGTATATCTTGATAGGGGCGTTTGGAGGTGCTCTGGTGCTCGTGATACTGGTCGTTTTACTGGTATGCTGTTTGAAGAGATCTGGTGGCCGGAAAGCTGAACTGCACGAGAATGGTGCAGGTGCAGATCCATCTGTCAGTGGCACACAGGTCCCTGGTGTTTATGTCAATTTGTCGAATGTAGGGGAGGCCTTCAGTTATGAGCAGCTGTTTCGGGCTACTTTGGATTTTAGTGATGCCAACCTCATCAAGAAGGGACATTCGAGCGATATCTACCATGGCACATTGGACACGGGAATTCCTGTGGTTGTGAAGAGGATGGATGTACGGAAGGTCAGAAAGGATGCTCATGCTGCAGAGTTGGATTTATTCTCCAAGGGTTTGCATGAGAGATTGGTGCCATTTATGGGCCACTGCTTGGAGAATGAGAACGAGAAATTCCTTGTCTATAAATATGTGCCAAACGGTGACCTCTATATGGTGTTGCAGGCGAAACCTGAGCCAGAAGAAGGGTTGCAGTCATTGGATTGGATAAAGAGGTTGAAGATTGCAACAGGCATTGCTCAGGCACTGTGCTATCTTCATCATGATTGTTTGCCGCCACTTGTTCATAG AGACATCCAAGCAAGCAGTGTCCTTCTTGATGACAAATTCGAGGTGCGGCTTGGAAGTTTGAGTGAGGTCTGTGCTCAGGAAGGGGAAGCACACCAGAAGGCCATCACCAGGCTATTGAGAATGTCACA GGTATCAGTGCAAAATATGTCCg GGCCTCCCGCAACATGTGCATATGACGTATATTGTTTTGGGAAGGTGTTGCTGGAGCTGATCACCGGGAAGCTCGGCATTAGTGGGTCAAACGATGTTAATGCGACGAACGAGTGGCTTGATCACACCCTGCCTCACATCAACATGTACGAGAAGGAAGCTGTGACGAAGATCGTGGATCCTTTCTTGGTGGTGGACGAGGACCACTTGGAGGAGGTCTGGGCCATGGCGATCGTTGCAAAGTCGTGCCTCAATCCGAAGCCTAATAGGCGGCCGCAAGCGAGGCATATCCTCACGGCAGTGGAGAACCCGTTGAAGGTGGTAAGGCAGGACATCACCACCGGGTCGACCGCTACGCTGACGATGATGACTTCGTCAAGGGGTTCTTGGAATTTGGCATTCATGGGAAGCTGGCGACGCAGCTCCTCCGAGACCATGTGTGTGGCACCAGGGCAAGCGAGGGAGGATCAAGCGGTGAAATGGTCGGGTACAACCAGGTCTCAAGGGAGCGGAGGAGGGGAGCAATCATTCTCTAGGAAGCGGCTGTCCAAGGAGATCTTCCCAGAGCCGTCCAGTGTACGTGACATGCAGGATTGA
- the LOC135645768 gene encoding coatomer subunit gamma-2-like isoform X2: MAQPFVKKDDDLDEEEEYSPFYGIEKGAVLQEARVFHDPQLDARRCSQVITKLLYLLNQGETFTKVEATEVFFAVTKLFQSKDTVLRRMVYLMIKELSPSADEVIIVTSSLMKDMNSKTDMYRANAIRVLCRITDSTLLTQIERYLKQAIVDKNPVVASAALVSGVHLLQTNSEIVKRWSNEVQEAVQSRAALVQFHALALLHQIRQNDRLAVSKLVTSLTKGSVRSPLAQCLLIRYTSQVIRESSMNTQAGERPFFDYLESCLRHKSEMVVFEAARAITELSGVTSRELTPAITVLQLFLSSSKPVLRFAAIRTLNKVASTHPLAVTNCNIDMESLISDQNRSIATLAITTLLKTGNESSVDRLMKQITNFMSDIADEFKIVVVEAIRSLCLKFPLKYRSMMNFLSNILREEGGFDYKKAIVDSIVILIRDIPDAKEIGLFHLCEFIEDCEFTYLSTQILHFLGNEGPKTSDPSKYIRYIYNRVILENATVRASAVSTLAKFGAMVDSLKPRIFVLLRRCLFDTDDEVRDRATLYLNTLGSDASVGGTDEDVKDFLFGPLDVPLVNLETSLQNYEASDIPFDINSVPKEVKSQPLAEKKAPGKKAIGLGAPPSGPTSVVDAYEKLLSSIPEFSSFGNLFKVTVFVDASEAEEFSEVLTKPLRSLPYDSPGQTFVAFEKPEGVPAIGKFSNLLKFVVKEVDPATGEADEEGVEDEYQLEDLEIVAADYMLKVGVSNFKNAWENLDPDNERIDEYGLGVKESLAETVSAVIDILGMQPCEGTEVVPNNSRSHTCLLSGIFIGNVKVLVRVSFGIDGSKQVAMKLAVRSEDPDISEKIHEIVAEG; the protein is encoded by the exons ATGGCTCAGCCCTTCGTGAAGAAGGACGACGATCTTGACGAGGAAG AGGAATACTCTCCCTTTTATGGAATAGAGAAAGGCGCAGTACTCCAAGAGGCCAGAGTTTTCCACGATCCTCAACTCGATGCCAGAAGATGCTCGCAG GTTATCACAAAGCTTCTGTATTTGCTTAATCAAGGAGAAACATTTACCAAG GTTGAAGCCACGGAAGTCTTTTTTGCTGTGACGAAACTGTTTCAATCAAAGGACACAGTTCTTAGGAGGATGGTTTACTTGATGATTAAGGAACTCTCACCCTCTGCAGATGAG GTTATTATCGTCACAAGCTCATTGATGAAGGATATGAATAGTAAGACTGATATGTATAGAGCCAATGCTATACGAGTCCTTTGTAGAATTACAGATAGTACTCTACTTACACAAATTGAGAGATACTTGAAACAAGCGATCGTTGACAAAAATCCTGTTGTTGCTAGTGCTGCACTTGTTAGTGGAGTTCACTTGCTTCAG ACAAACTCGGAAATTGTAAAAAGATGGAGCAACGAGGTTCAGGAAGCTGTTCAATCAAGAGCTGCTCTGGTTCAATTTCATGCACTTGCACTTCTTCACCAG ATAAGACAAAATGATCGCCTGGCTGTTAGTAAGCTGGTTACTAGCTTGACAAAAGGTTCAGTGCGGTCACCTTTAGCTCAATGCCTTCTGATACGATACACCAGCCAG GTAATTAGAGAATCAAGTATGAATACACAAGCAGGCGAGCGCCCATTTTTTGATTATCTTGAATCTTGTCTACGACATAAATCAGAAATGGTCGTCTTTGAAGCAGCAAGAGCAATAACAGAGTTGAGTGGTGTGACCAGTAGAGAGTTGACTCCTGCAATAACTGTTCTTCAGTTGTTTTTGAGTTCATCCAAGCCTGTTCTTCGGTTTGCAGCTATTAGAACTCTAAATAAG GTTGCTTCGACACATCCGCTGGCAGTTACAAATTGCAACATTGATATGGAAAGCTTAATCTCAGACCAAAACAGGAGCATTGCAACTCTTGCTATAACGACACTTTTAAAAACAGGAAATGAGTCAAGTGTTGATCGCTTgatgaaacaaataacaaactttATGTCAGATATCGCAGATGAATTCAAGATTGTTGTTGTGGAAGCTATAAGATCTCTGTGCTTGAAGTTTCCTCTCAAATACCGTTCAAT GATGAATTTCTTAAGTAACATTCTTCGAGAAGAAGGGGGTTTTGACTATAAGAAAGCAATTGTTGATTCAATAGTCATACTTATCAGAGATATACCAGATGCTAAAGAAATCGGCTTGTTTCATCTCTGCGAATTCATTGAGGATTGTGAGTTCACATATCTGTCGACTCAG ATACTTCACTTTCTTGGTAATGAAGGACCAAAGACTTCAGATCCTAGTAAATATATTCGTTATATCTACAATCGTGTGATACTTGAAAATGCAACTGTCCGAGCTTCTGCTGTAAGTACCTTGGCGAAGTTTGGTGCAATGGTTGACTCGTTAAAG CCTCGTATATTTGTTCTGTTGAGACGTTGCCTATTTGATACTGATGATGAG GTTAGGGACCGGGCGACACTTTATCTGAACACTCTAGGAAGTGATGCTTCTGTTGGTGGAACTGACGAAGATGTAAAAGACTTCCTATTTGGTCCATTGGACGTGCCACTTGTCAACTTGGAAACAAGCTTGCAGAACTAC GAGGCTTCAGACATACCTTTTGATATTAATTCAGTTCCAAAGGAAGTCAAGTCGCAACCTCTTGCTGAGAAAAAGGCTCCTGGTAAGAAGGCAATTGGTTTAGGGGCTCCTCCGAGTGGTCCTACCTCAGTTGTTGATGCATATGAAAAGTTGCTTTCTTCTATTCCCGAGTTCTCCAGCTTTGGAAATCTCTTCAAG GTTACTGTTTTTGTTGATGCATCTGAAGCTGAGGAATTTTCAGAAGTCCTAACAAAGCCTTTACGATCCTTACCTTATGATTCACCAGGGCAGACTTTTGTTGCATTTGAAAAACCAGAAGGTGTTCCTGCTATTGGAAAATTCTCAAACCTTTTAAAGTTCGTGGTGAAGGAG GTAGATCCAGCTACAGGGGAAGCAGACGAAGAAGGTGTCGAAGATGAATACCAGCTAGAAGATCTTGAAATTGTCGCAGCTGACTATATGTTGAAGGTGGGAGTCTCCAACTTCAAAAATGCTTGGGAAAATTTGGACCCAGATAATGAGCGGATTGATGAGTATGGTCTTGGTGTGAAAGAAAGCTTGGCGGAAACTGTTAGTGCAGTTATAGATATCCTTGGCATGCAGCCTTGCGAG GGAACTGAGGTTGTCCCAAACAACTCAAGATCTCACACATGTTTGCTCTCTGGAATTTTTATTGGCAACGTGAAAGTGTTAGTCAGAGTGTCATTTGGTATTGATGGGTCTAAGCAGGTTGCAATGAAACTTGCAGTTAGATCTGAAGATCCAGATATCAGTGAGAAAATTCATGAAATTGTTGCTGAGGGTTAG
- the LOC135645768 gene encoding coatomer subunit gamma-2-like isoform X1: MAQPFVKKDDDLDEEEEYSPFYGIEKGAVLQEARVFHDPQLDARRCSQVITKLLYLLNQGETFTKVEATEVFFAVTKLFQSKDTVLRRMVYLMIKELSPSADEVIIVTSSLMKDMNSKTDMYRANAIRVLCRITDSTLLTQIERYLKQAIVDKNPVVASAALVSGVHLLQTNSEIVKRWSNEVQEAVQSRAALVQFHALALLHQIRQNDRLAVSKLVTSLTKGSVRSPLAQCLLIRYTSQVIRESSMNTQAGERPFFDYLESCLRHKSEMVVFEAARAITELSGVTSRELTPAITVLQLFLSSSKPVLRFAAIRTLNKVASTHPLAVTNCNIDMESLISDQNRSIATLAITTLLKTGNESSVDRLMKQITNFMSDIADEFKIVVVEAIRSLCLKFPLKYRSMMNFLSNILREEGGFDYKKAIVDSIVILIRDIPDAKEIGLFHLCEFIEDCEFTYLSTQILHFLGNEGPKTSDPSKYIRYIYNRVILENATVRASAVSTLAKFGAMVDSLKPRIFVLLRRCLFDTDDEVRDRATLYLNTLGSDASVGGTDEDVKDFLFGPLDVPLVNLETSLQNYEASDIPFDINSVPKEVKSQPLAEKKAPGKKAIGLGAPPSGPTSVVDAYEKLLSSIPEFSSFGNLFKSCSPMELTEPETEYAVNVVKHIFDGHVVFQYNCTNTIPEQLLENVTVFVDASEAEEFSEVLTKPLRSLPYDSPGQTFVAFEKPEGVPAIGKFSNLLKFVVKEVDPATGEADEEGVEDEYQLEDLEIVAADYMLKVGVSNFKNAWENLDPDNERIDEYGLGVKESLAETVSAVIDILGMQPCEGTEVVPNNSRSHTCLLSGIFIGNVKVLVRVSFGIDGSKQVAMKLAVRSEDPDISEKIHEIVAEG; this comes from the exons ATGGCTCAGCCCTTCGTGAAGAAGGACGACGATCTTGACGAGGAAG AGGAATACTCTCCCTTTTATGGAATAGAGAAAGGCGCAGTACTCCAAGAGGCCAGAGTTTTCCACGATCCTCAACTCGATGCCAGAAGATGCTCGCAG GTTATCACAAAGCTTCTGTATTTGCTTAATCAAGGAGAAACATTTACCAAG GTTGAAGCCACGGAAGTCTTTTTTGCTGTGACGAAACTGTTTCAATCAAAGGACACAGTTCTTAGGAGGATGGTTTACTTGATGATTAAGGAACTCTCACCCTCTGCAGATGAG GTTATTATCGTCACAAGCTCATTGATGAAGGATATGAATAGTAAGACTGATATGTATAGAGCCAATGCTATACGAGTCCTTTGTAGAATTACAGATAGTACTCTACTTACACAAATTGAGAGATACTTGAAACAAGCGATCGTTGACAAAAATCCTGTTGTTGCTAGTGCTGCACTTGTTAGTGGAGTTCACTTGCTTCAG ACAAACTCGGAAATTGTAAAAAGATGGAGCAACGAGGTTCAGGAAGCTGTTCAATCAAGAGCTGCTCTGGTTCAATTTCATGCACTTGCACTTCTTCACCAG ATAAGACAAAATGATCGCCTGGCTGTTAGTAAGCTGGTTACTAGCTTGACAAAAGGTTCAGTGCGGTCACCTTTAGCTCAATGCCTTCTGATACGATACACCAGCCAG GTAATTAGAGAATCAAGTATGAATACACAAGCAGGCGAGCGCCCATTTTTTGATTATCTTGAATCTTGTCTACGACATAAATCAGAAATGGTCGTCTTTGAAGCAGCAAGAGCAATAACAGAGTTGAGTGGTGTGACCAGTAGAGAGTTGACTCCTGCAATAACTGTTCTTCAGTTGTTTTTGAGTTCATCCAAGCCTGTTCTTCGGTTTGCAGCTATTAGAACTCTAAATAAG GTTGCTTCGACACATCCGCTGGCAGTTACAAATTGCAACATTGATATGGAAAGCTTAATCTCAGACCAAAACAGGAGCATTGCAACTCTTGCTATAACGACACTTTTAAAAACAGGAAATGAGTCAAGTGTTGATCGCTTgatgaaacaaataacaaactttATGTCAGATATCGCAGATGAATTCAAGATTGTTGTTGTGGAAGCTATAAGATCTCTGTGCTTGAAGTTTCCTCTCAAATACCGTTCAAT GATGAATTTCTTAAGTAACATTCTTCGAGAAGAAGGGGGTTTTGACTATAAGAAAGCAATTGTTGATTCAATAGTCATACTTATCAGAGATATACCAGATGCTAAAGAAATCGGCTTGTTTCATCTCTGCGAATTCATTGAGGATTGTGAGTTCACATATCTGTCGACTCAG ATACTTCACTTTCTTGGTAATGAAGGACCAAAGACTTCAGATCCTAGTAAATATATTCGTTATATCTACAATCGTGTGATACTTGAAAATGCAACTGTCCGAGCTTCTGCTGTAAGTACCTTGGCGAAGTTTGGTGCAATGGTTGACTCGTTAAAG CCTCGTATATTTGTTCTGTTGAGACGTTGCCTATTTGATACTGATGATGAG GTTAGGGACCGGGCGACACTTTATCTGAACACTCTAGGAAGTGATGCTTCTGTTGGTGGAACTGACGAAGATGTAAAAGACTTCCTATTTGGTCCATTGGACGTGCCACTTGTCAACTTGGAAACAAGCTTGCAGAACTAC GAGGCTTCAGACATACCTTTTGATATTAATTCAGTTCCAAAGGAAGTCAAGTCGCAACCTCTTGCTGAGAAAAAGGCTCCTGGTAAGAAGGCAATTGGTTTAGGGGCTCCTCCGAGTGGTCCTACCTCAGTTGTTGATGCATATGAAAAGTTGCTTTCTTCTATTCCCGAGTTCTCCAGCTTTGGAAATCTCTTCAAG TCGTGTTCACCCATGGAGTTGACCGAGCCAGAAACTGAATATGCGGTTAATGTAGTGAAGCACATCTTTGATGGCCATGTTGTGTTCCAATACAACTGCACAAACACCATCCCAGAACAATTACTAGAAAAT GTTACTGTTTTTGTTGATGCATCTGAAGCTGAGGAATTTTCAGAAGTCCTAACAAAGCCTTTACGATCCTTACCTTATGATTCACCAGGGCAGACTTTTGTTGCATTTGAAAAACCAGAAGGTGTTCCTGCTATTGGAAAATTCTCAAACCTTTTAAAGTTCGTGGTGAAGGAG GTAGATCCAGCTACAGGGGAAGCAGACGAAGAAGGTGTCGAAGATGAATACCAGCTAGAAGATCTTGAAATTGTCGCAGCTGACTATATGTTGAAGGTGGGAGTCTCCAACTTCAAAAATGCTTGGGAAAATTTGGACCCAGATAATGAGCGGATTGATGAGTATGGTCTTGGTGTGAAAGAAAGCTTGGCGGAAACTGTTAGTGCAGTTATAGATATCCTTGGCATGCAGCCTTGCGAG GGAACTGAGGTTGTCCCAAACAACTCAAGATCTCACACATGTTTGCTCTCTGGAATTTTTATTGGCAACGTGAAAGTGTTAGTCAGAGTGTCATTTGGTATTGATGGGTCTAAGCAGGTTGCAATGAAACTTGCAGTTAGATCTGAAGATCCAGATATCAGTGAGAAAATTCATGAAATTGTTGCTGAGGGTTAG
- the LOC135645769 gene encoding acidic leucine-rich nuclear phosphoprotein 32-related protein 1-like, translating to MDEAWERAVEAALGGQTNSSSTPPPPRSLTLDGSVKCLHGRLPPPEILERYQSLEHLSIANVGVSSLEKFPRLRNLQRLILSDNRIAGGLEFLVEAGLESLRDLDLSNNRIQFLEDLAPLAQLRLVSLDLYECPVTRIKDYRSRVFGMIRTLRYLDKMDADENERPESDDEEEEEDEEDEDEEEDPGSGEVDGDDRAGKLMNGVGTGGVGGIVDVYEEEESDAEEETETARRIDANGGERRYNACNGFRVAPVMAVDGGEDEEEEDDDIEDDDEDEDIDDDLGEEIDAEERDEDDVVEVHDVGDSEEEVDGVEEEGEEEVDGVEEEGEEEVDDEDEDGDGDEDQEDVEDEEDDGEPGSSGRLMSAEGEIDGHEQGEGDEDENGEIGEEDEQGVNEDRYSAEGDDDGEDEDEDDDNDGEYLVQPIAQPATARVDFDACNQEDEDEVDDDEDDLHSNIALQQQPSSASNPNKRRRGEEDDLDDDSVEDLRRSKHP from the exons ATGGACGAGGCCTGGGAGAGGGCCGTGGAGGCGGCGCTAGGAGGTCAGACGAACTCCTCttcgacgccgccgccgccgcggagcCTTACGCTGGACGGCTCCGTGAAGTGTCTCCACGGCCGGCTACCGCCGCCGGAGATTCTGGAGAGGTACCAGTCGCTGGAGCACCTCTCAATCGCTAACGTCGGAGTGTCCTCGCTGGAGAAGTTCCCGCGACTGCGGAATCTGCAGCGGCTCATTCTTTCCGACAACCGTATAGCTGGCGGGCTCGAGTTTTTGGTGGAGGCGGGGCTCGAGTCACTTCGGGATCTCGATCTATCCAACAACCGGATCCAGTTCCTGGAGGACTTGGCGCCTCTGGCTCAGCTCCGGCTCGTATCCTTGGACCTCTATGAATGCCCTGTCACGAGGATCAAGGATTACCGATCAAGGGTATTCGGAATGATCCGGACTCTGAGATATCTTGATAAGATGGATGCCGATGAGAATGAGCGACCGGAGTCTGAtgacgaagaagaggaggaagacgaagaagatGAGGATGAGGAAGAGGATCCTGGGAGCGGCGAGGTCGATGGTGATGATCGAGCTGGGAAATTAATGAATGGTGTCGGTACCGGTGGAGTGGGTGGGATTGTTGATGTTTACGAGGAAGAGGAGAGTGATGCTGAAGAGGAGACTGAGACTGCTAGGAGGATCGATGCCAATGGTGGGGAGCGGAGGTATAATGCATGTAATGGATTTCGGGTGGCCCCAGTCATGGCAGTTGATGGAGgagaggatgaggaggaagaggatgatgaCATCgaggatgatgatgaagatgaagaCATTGATGATGATTTGGGGGAGGAGATTGATGCGGAGGAAAGGGACGAGGACGATGTGGTTGAGGTGCATGATGTTGGGGACAGTGAAGAAGAGGTGGACGGGGTTGAAGAGGAGGGTGAAGAAGAGGTGGATGGGGTTGAAGAGGAGGGTGAAGAAGAGGTGGACGACGAGGATGAAGATGGGGATGGGGATGAAGACCAGGAAGATGTTGAGGATGAAGAGGATGATGGTGAACCTGGAAGCTCAGGCAGATTGATGAGTGCAGAAGGGGAGATTGATGGCCACGAACAAGGCGAAGGGGATGAGGATGAGAATGGAGAGATCGGGGAGGAGGACGAGCAAGGAGTGAATGAAGATAGATATTCTGCAGAAGGTGATGATGATGGCGAGGATGAGGATGAG gatgatgataatgatggggAATATCTCGTGCAGCCGATTGCTCAACCTGCCACAGCAAGAGTTGATTTTGATGCTTGCAACCAAGAAGATGAAGATGAGGTTGACGATGATGAAGATGATCTTCACAGCAACATTGCCTTGCAGCAGCAGCCTTCTTCCGCTTCTAATCCCAACAAGAGGAGGAGAGGGGAAGAAGACGACCTGGATGATGACAGTGTTGAAGACCTGAGGCGCTCCAAGCATCCTTGA
- the LOC103993796 gene encoding ATP-dependent Clp protease proteolytic subunit 6, chloroplastic, whose amino-acid sequence MASVPISTPLGFAAAASSSARSRSIKPAPPRNMFHPYASLDVPGKNNQVHSLSLKLSELQHRSFRHDAVIEAKQGNPPIMPAVMTPGGPLDLSSILFRNRIIFIGQPVNSQVAQRVISQLVTLATVDEDADILIYVNCPGGSTYSVLAIYDCMSWIKPKVGTVCFGVAASQGALLLAGGEKGMRYAMPNARIMIHQPQSGCGGHVEDVRRQVNEAVQSRHKIDKMYAAFTGQPLEKIQQYTDRDRFFSASEALEFGLIDGILETEY is encoded by the exons ATGGCCTCGGTACCCATCTCCACGCCCTTGGGCTTCGCAGCCGCCGCATCCTCCTCCGCCCGCTCCCGCTCCATCAAACCGGCTCCTCCCAG AAACATGTTCCATCCCTATGCTTCGCTTGATGTCCCCG GAAAGAACAATCAGGTTCACAGTTTGTCTTTGAAGCTCAGCGAACTTCAACATCGTTCTTTTAG GCATGATGCAGTCATAGAAGCAAAACAAGGAAATCCACCTATAATGCCTGCTGTCATGACGCCAGGAGGACCTTTAGATCTTTCCTCCATATTATTTCGCAACCGCATAATCTTCATAGGACAACCTGTTAACTCGCAAGTGGCACAACGAGTTATTTCGCAACTTGTGACGCTTGCTACTGTTGATGAAGATGCTGATATTCTG ATCTATGTTAACTGCCCTGGTGGAAGTACCTACTCAGTCTTGGCAATTTATGATTGTATGTCATGG ATAAAGCCGAAGGTGGGAACCGTATGCTTTGGAGTAGCTGCTAGCCAGGGTGCGCTTCTTCTTGCTGGTGGAGAAAAGGGGATGCGTTATGCTATGCCTAATGCTCGCATTATGATACATCAACCCCAAAGTGGATGTGGG GGTCATGTGGAGGATGTTAGGCGTCAAGTAAATGAAGCTGTTCAGTCGCGACAT AAAATTGACAAAATGTATGCTGCTTTTACTGGTCAACCTCTGGAGAAAATACAACAGTACACTGATAGGGATCGATTCTTCTCTGCCTCTGAG GCCTTAGAGTTTGGTCTTATTGATGGGATCTTGGAAACAGAATATTAG
- the LOC103993795 gene encoding mediator of RNA polymerase II transcription subunit 32 — protein sequence MESKVESLSAAYDAFVLAAEAVMEAKEQSDGRTAPATGVALEAFKQRWEMFRVACDEAEAFIESMKQRIGSECLVDEATGASCLQPGHPDAAPGIPPISAVRLEQMSKAVRWLVIELQHGSGAASATASASAAAHSHASAPFDARSPEDAGQ from the coding sequence ATGGAGAGCAAAGTGGAGTCGCTGAGTGCAGCATACGACGCGTTCGTCTTGGCGGCGGAGGCCGTAATGGAGGCCAAGGAGCAATCCGACGGACGGACGGCGCCCGCCACCGGCGTCGCCCTCGAGGCCTTCAAGCAGCGGTGGGAGATGTTCCGCGTCGCCTGCGACGAGGCCGAGGCGTTCATCGAGTCCATGAAGCAACGCATCGGCTCCGAGTGCCTCGTCGACGAGGCTACCGGCGCCTCCTGCTTGCAGCCCGGGCACCCTGACGCAGCCCCCGGGATCCCGCCTATCAGCGCCGTCCGGCTCGAGCAGATGAGCAAGGCCGTGCGGTGGCTCGTCATCGAACTCCAGCACGGCTCGGGAGCCGCTTCCGCCACCGCTTCCGCTTCTGCTGCGGCCCATTCTCACGCCTCCGCCCCCTTCGATGCCAGGTCCCCCGAGGACGCCGGCCAATAG